A stretch of Eleutherodactylus coqui strain aEleCoq1 chromosome 2, aEleCoq1.hap1, whole genome shotgun sequence DNA encodes these proteins:
- the ATP5F1C gene encoding ATP synthase subunit gamma, mitochondrial isoform X2, protein MRVLCCVTLPVVTMLSRSSVLLYQPQWGQVRNMATLKDITRRLKSIKNIQKITKSMKMVAAAKYSKAERELKPARVYGTGALALYEKADIKAPEDKKKHLIIGVSSDRGLCGAIHTSVAKAIKLEISTLAAGGKEVMVIGVGDKLRGLLHRTHGSHLLLTFKEVGRKPPTFGDASLIASELLNSGYEFDLGSVVFNRFRSVISYKTDEKPFFSMDTVANSESITIYDDIDADVLRNYQEFTLANIIYLTLKESTTSEQSARMTAMDNASKNASEIIDKLTLTFNRTRQAVITKELIEIISGAAAL, encoded by the exons ATGCGCGTTCTGTGCTGTGTGACCTTGCCCGTAGTCACCATGTTGTCCCGTAGCAGCGTCCTTCTCTATCAACCGCAATG GGGTCAAGTCAGGAACATGGCAACCCTGAAAGACA TTACCAGGAGACTGAAGTCCATCAAGAATATCCAGAAGATTACCAAATCCATGAAGATGGTGGCAGCGGCTAAGTACTCCAAAGCTGAGAGAGAGCTGAAGCCAGCTAGGGTATACGGGACCGGAGCTCTGG CATTGTATGAAAAAGCTGACATTAAGGCTCCCGAAGACAAGAAGAAACATCTGATCATTGGCGTGTCCTCTGATCGAGGCCTGTGTGGTGCTATTCATACCTCCGTGGCAAAAGCCATTAAACTCGAAATTTCTACACTTGCAGCCGGTGGAAAGGAGGTTATGGTGATTGGAGTTGGGGACAAGCTGAGAGGCTTACTGCATAG GACTCACGGTAGTCACCTCCTTCTGACCTTCAAGGAAGTTGGCAGGAAGCCTCCTACTTTTGGGGATGCATCTCTGATTGCTTCGGAGCTGCTGAACTCGGGCTATGAGTTTGACCTAGGCTCTGTGGTGTTCAATAGATTCAG GTCTGTGATCTCTTACAAGACTGACGAAAAGCCATTTTTTTCTATGGACACTGTTGCAAACTCTG AGAGCATCACTATCTATGATGACATTGATGCAGATGTGCTGAGAAATTACCAGGAGTTCACTCTAGCGAATATCATCTACTTGACATTGAAAGAGTCCACCACCAGTGAGCAGAGCGCCAGAATGACTGCTATGGACAACGCTAGCAAGAATGCTT CTGAGATAATTGACAAATTGACATTGACTTTCAACCGTACCCGTCAAGCCGTCATCACCAAGGAACTTATTGAGATCATCTCCGGTGCTGCCGCTCTGTAA
- the ATP5F1C gene encoding ATP synthase subunit gamma, mitochondrial isoform X1 has translation MRVLCCVTLPVVTMLSRSSVLLYQPQWGQVRNMATLKDITRRLKSIKNIQKITKSMKMVAAAKYSKAERELKPARVYGTGALALYEKADIKAPEDKKKHLIIGVSSDRGLCGAIHTSVAKAIKLEISTLAAGGKEVMVIGVGDKLRGLLHRTHGSHLLLTFKEVGRKPPTFGDASLIASELLNSGYEFDLGSVVFNRFRSVISYKTDEKPFFSMDTVANSESITIYDDIDADVLRNYQEFTLANIIYLTLKESTTSEQSARMTAMDNASKNASEIIDKLTLTFNRTRQAVITKELIEIISGAAAL, from the exons ATGCGCGTTCTGTGCTGTGTGACCTTGCCCGTAGTCACCATGTTGTCCCGTAGCAGCGTCCTTCTCTATCAACCGCAATG GGGTCAAGTCAGGAACATGGCAACCCTGAAAGACA TTACCAGGAGACTGAAGTCCATCAAGAATATCCAGAAGATTACCAAATCCATGAAGATGGTGGCAGCGGCTAAGTACTCCAAAGCTGAGAGAGAGCTGAAGCCAGCTAGGGTATACGGGACCGGAGCTCTGG CATTGTATGAAAAAGCTGACATTAAGGCTCCCGAAGACAAGAAGAAACATCTGATCATTGGCGTGTCCTCTGATCGAGGCCTGTGTGGTGCTATTCATACCTCCGTGGCAAAAGCCATTAAACTCGAAATTTCTACACTTGCAGCCGGTGGAAAGGAGGTTATGGTGATTGGAGTTGGGGACAAGCTGAGAGGCTTACTGCATAG GACTCACGGTAGTCACCTCCTTCTGACCTTCAAGGAAGTTGGCAGGAAGCCTCCTACTTTTGGGGATGCATCTCTGATTGCTTCGGAGCTGCTGAACTCGGGCTATGAGTTTGACCTAGGCTCTGTGGTGTTCAATAGATTCAG GTCTGTGATCTCTTACAAGACTGACGAAAAGCCATTTTTTTCTATGGACACTGTTGCAAACTCTG AGAGCATCACTATCTATGATGACATTGATGCAGATGTGCTGAGAAATTACCAGGAGTTCACTCTAGCGAATATCATCTACTTGACATTGAAAGAGTCCACCACCAGTGAGCAGAGCGCCAGAATGACTGCTATGGACAACGCTAGCAAGAATGCTT CTGAGATAATTGACAAATTGACATTGACTTTCAACCGTACCCGTCAAGCCGTCATCACCAAGGAACTTATTGAGATCATCTCCGGTGCTGCCGCTCT CTAA